One Catillopecten margaritatus gill symbiont DNA window includes the following coding sequences:
- the fixK gene encoding Nitrogen fixation regulation protein FixK yields MVAKTNILFPKLADCSQCTVRSRALFGVVDGDKIRVTQKYRDKHRAFSAGEVIHKEREYIDYAFTLRTGFLVLYNDLSNGGRQILRVVLPGDFVGFSRNNKGELLYSIKVEVDSTICLFFDDNVTKMVSENPEIAKRLIEIQSHEISLYQQRLLNLGQKTATENLAYLIMELYSRIRVQSPDYFNLTTGEAFFPLNQEDMGDALGLTKVHVNRVIADFKDQGLITCGRKKMCVIDEQHLSNIAEFDIDLIEDPFRQFI; encoded by the coding sequence ATGGTAGCCAAAACAAATATTCTCTTTCCAAAACTCGCTGATTGTAGTCAATGTACTGTCAGATCACGAGCTTTGTTTGGTGTAGTGGATGGGGATAAAATTCGTGTAACGCAAAAATATCGTGATAAGCATCGTGCTTTTTCGGCAGGAGAAGTTATCCATAAAGAGCGTGAGTACATTGATTATGCATTTACTTTACGCACAGGCTTCCTTGTTTTATACAATGATTTAAGTAATGGGGGGCGACAAATTTTAAGGGTTGTGTTGCCGGGTGATTTTGTGGGTTTTAGTCGTAATAATAAAGGCGAATTACTCTACTCTATTAAAGTAGAGGTGGATTCAACTATTTGCTTATTTTTTGATGATAATGTTACAAAAATGGTTAGTGAAAATCCTGAAATCGCCAAAAGACTGATTGAAATACAATCGCACGAAATCAGTTTGTATCAGCAACGGTTATTGAATTTAGGGCAAAAAACGGCAACTGAAAATTTAGCATATTTAATTATGGAGCTATATTCTCGTATTCGTGTGCAGTCCCCAGATTATTTTAATTTGACAACTGGTGAGGCATTTTTCCCACTCAATCAGGAGGATATGGGCGATGCTCTGGGGTTAACTAAGGTCCATGTAAATAGAGTCATTGCTGATTTTAAAGATCAGGGGTTAATTACCTGTGGGCGTAAAAAAATGTGTGTCATTGATGAGCAACACCTTTCTAACATTGCAGAATTCGATATTGATTTAATTGAGGACCCGTTTCGTCAATTTATTTAA
- the deaD gene encoding ATP-dependent RNA helicase DeaD, which produces MSDNQENNKPQVKFNDLGLSDSILSVLDSIGYEVPSPIQEQCINHLLNGKDVIGQAQTGTGKTAAFALPLLDKIDLNLNAPQLLILAPTRELAIQVSEAVQTYSRGMKGFHVLPIYGGQSYDVQLRPLKRGVHAVVGTPGRVMDHIKRGTLKLDNLKSFVLDEADEMLKMGFIDDIKWVMERIPEQRQIALFSATMPNAIKRVAEKFLNEPKIVQVKNKTETAPTITQKYMMVSNMAQKLDALTRILEVITFDAMIVFARTKTMTVELEEKLSARGFSAAAINGDIAQNQRERIINNYKKGKIDILIATDVAARGLDVQRISHVVNYDIPQDAETYVHRIGRTGRAGREGEAILFVSNRERRMLSNIERVTRQKIEPIELPTAKIINAKRIETFKNNISDTINNQSLEVFEKLVIEFQESNPELESVKVAAALAFIAQGKEPLLISDKAQSFGREQRQGEEKIISTEASPLKDNPQVPMVRYRVDVGNSNSVKPGNILGAVANEADIDSEYIGSIQIFDNFSTVDLPNEMPKDVLDLLQKTVVCGKRLNMVALTDKNNTAKVGGSNSDGGNGGRKFGRKKFSKDRKGGGNSNRRKQGGGNDRSNRRSKKPKFSR; this is translated from the coding sequence GTGTCTGATAATCAAGAAAACAATAAACCGCAAGTTAAATTTAATGATTTGGGCCTGTCGGATTCTATTTTAAGTGTCTTAGATTCTATTGGCTATGAAGTTCCGTCGCCGATTCAAGAGCAGTGTATTAATCATTTGTTAAATGGCAAAGATGTTATTGGTCAAGCGCAAACGGGTACGGGTAAAACTGCTGCTTTTGCCTTACCGTTATTAGACAAAATTGACCTGAATTTGAATGCGCCACAGTTGCTCATCTTAGCGCCAACACGCGAATTAGCGATTCAAGTATCAGAAGCAGTACAGACTTATTCCCGTGGTATGAAGGGCTTTCATGTGCTACCTATTTATGGTGGACAATCTTATGATGTGCAATTACGACCATTAAAGCGGGGTGTTCACGCTGTCGTCGGCACGCCAGGGCGGGTGATGGACCATATTAAGCGTGGTACTTTAAAATTAGATAATTTGAAATCATTCGTTTTAGATGAAGCCGATGAAATGTTGAAAATGGGTTTTATTGATGATATTAAGTGGGTGATGGAGCGCATTCCTGAGCAGCGACAAATCGCTTTATTCTCAGCAACTATGCCTAATGCAATCAAAAGAGTGGCAGAAAAGTTTCTAAATGAACCGAAAATTGTTCAAGTTAAAAATAAAACGGAAACCGCCCCAACCATCACTCAGAAATATATGATGGTTAGTAATATGGCACAAAAACTAGATGCGCTTACCCGTATTTTAGAAGTCATTACTTTTGATGCAATGATTGTATTCGCTCGCACCAAGACCATGACTGTTGAGCTGGAGGAAAAACTCTCGGCTCGTGGTTTTTCAGCAGCAGCAATTAATGGCGATATTGCTCAAAATCAACGCGAACGCATTATTAATAACTACAAAAAAGGCAAGATTGATATTTTGATTGCCACTGATGTTGCTGCCCGTGGTTTGGATGTTCAGCGTATTTCTCATGTGGTCAATTACGACATTCCACAAGATGCAGAAACTTATGTGCATCGTATTGGTAGAACGGGGCGTGCTGGGCGTGAGGGTGAGGCGATTTTATTTGTTTCTAATCGTGAAAGACGGATGTTGAGCAATATTGAGCGAGTAACGCGTCAAAAAATTGAGCCAATTGAATTGCCTACTGCAAAAATTATCAATGCCAAGCGGATTGAAACTTTTAAAAATAATATTTCAGACACGATTAATAATCAAAGTTTGGAGGTGTTTGAAAAGTTAGTCATTGAATTTCAAGAGTCCAATCCAGAGCTTGAATCCGTCAAAGTTGCTGCTGCCTTAGCTTTTATTGCACAAGGAAAAGAGCCATTATTGATTTCTGATAAGGCACAAAGTTTCGGCAGAGAGCAAAGACAGGGTGAGGAAAAAATCATTTCAACCGAAGCCTCGCCGTTAAAAGACAATCCACAAGTACCGATGGTTCGCTATCGTGTTGATGTCGGCAATAGCAACAGCGTAAAACCAGGCAATATTTTAGGTGCAGTGGCAAATGAAGCGGATATTGACAGCGAATATATCGGCTCTATTCAGATTTTTGACAACTTCTCAACTGTTGATTTACCTAATGAAATGCCAAAGGATGTTTTAGACTTGCTACAAAAAACTGTTGTCTGTGGTAAACGCTTGAATATGGTAGCCCTCACCGATAAGAACAACACTGCAAAAGTTGGTGGTTCAAATTCAGACGGTGGCAACGGTGGACGCAAATTTGGTCGCAAGAAATTTTCAAAAGACCGCAAGGGTGGTGGTAATTCAAACCGCAGAAAACAAGGTGGTGGCAACGATAGAAGCAATCGACGCAGTAAAAAACCAAAATTTTCTCGATAA
- the cspLA gene encoding Cold shock-like protein CspLA, which yields MSVTGKVKWFDAKKGFGFIEQESGDDVFVHFRAIEGDGYKSLDEGQEVEFDLEDGAKGPQAANVIPQ from the coding sequence ATGTCTGTAACAGGAAAAGTCAAATGGTTTGACGCAAAAAAAGGTTTTGGTTTTATTGAGCAAGAGAGTGGTGACGATGTATTCGTTCACTTCCGTGCTATTGAAGGCGACGGCTACAAGTCACTTGACGAAGGTCAAGAAGTTGAGTTCGACTTAGAAGACGGCGCTAAAGGCCCTCAAGCAGCGAATGTAATTCCACAGTAA